In Clostridium sp. DL-VIII, the following proteins share a genomic window:
- a CDS encoding DUF2971 domain-containing protein translates to MRYIRYYKKVLYAEKSISLRVLKDLMFYSFTKNYSDASLALNYAIEAKKDLVELKNEDLRYMYKEFVEENVLENFYMELIEKFKLDELYKILGIDADNISEDVIQIAIGASYPYVICFTEERDNRFLWDSYTNNEGICLEFSKAELKSYLQREYGTECIFRKVLYDKEEQFEDIAKTLNIMKLFRDTDPDRYYNLSEMFSQFGAFIKNPYWKVENEIRAMLVSKYFNDKRFQVK, encoded by the coding sequence TTGAGATATATTAGATACTACAAAAAAGTTCTTTATGCTGAAAAGAGTATAAGTTTAAGAGTACTGAAGGATCTTATGTTTTATTCGTTTACTAAAAATTATAGCGATGCAAGTTTAGCACTAAATTATGCAATAGAAGCTAAGAAAGACTTAGTAGAATTAAAAAATGAAGATTTGAGATATATGTACAAAGAATTTGTTGAGGAAAATGTTCTAGAAAACTTTTATATGGAATTAATAGAAAAATTTAAATTAGATGAACTATATAAAATTTTAGGAATAGATGCAGACAATATTAGTGAAGATGTTATTCAAATTGCAATTGGAGCAAGCTACCCTTATGTTATATGTTTTACCGAAGAAAGAGATAATAGATTTCTTTGGGATAGTTATACTAATAATGAGGGGATATGTCTCGAATTTTCTAAGGCTGAATTAAAGTCTTATTTGCAAAGAGAATATGGTACTGAGTGCATTTTTAGAAAAGTTTTGTATGATAAGGAGGAACAATTTGAGGATATTGCAAAAACATTGAACATTATGAAACTATTCAGAGATACTGATCCAGATCGATATTATAATTTATCTGAAATGTTCTCTCAATTTGGAGCATTTATTAAAAATCCTTATTGGAAAGTTGAAAATGAGATTAGAGCTATGTTAGTATCAAAATATTTTAATGATAAGCGTTTTCAAGTGAAATAA
- a CDS encoding PAS domain-containing sensor histidine kinase, which produces MSKFINEKRDNLSAMLAIIKVSIVMFISIIVYINITRYFININIEKNGQFNVYTTGFFFIIIGICCIAWLIITSRIVQSLNIFKIAWVSWFLENTFYISIISIPMYLLKFSQNEYKYLFLLVIIFSTIQYGSRYGVITSIISSSLITLSGLLYTPLNNGINENLQGELIFSCIAIFIAWIIGYYVDMEKERNKSKDKKLKVLRTELDEVIKERCEIERLLLKNKFCYDMIFENSLSALIVHENGVIIYANESAAKLLGYKNPIDLNGRNFYDYYPEDVKKNIEKKYSNIIRDEFLKIVNEENILNCEENLIPVRNTSAFFTYKETSAILTLLIDITSEKKLETLEEDVEKNLKLLNETREFNNLITIFFTNMSHELKTPVNVIYAAVQTISIYLNNYKSDDTIKCKSYLKVMKQNCLRMTRLINNLLDITKLDSGFIKLNRKNDNIVSVIEDIVQSVALYVKSKNINLIFDTDIEEKIMSFDHDMMERIMLNLISNALKYSHSNGNIYIDIIDEKSRIIIKVKDEGEGMPQNKLDFIFERFGQINNSLSRQCEGSGIGLYLVKSFIEMHNGRINVKSIEGKGSEFTIILPVELADEEAYVNKVLFKTHVERIEIEFSDIYSI; this is translated from the coding sequence ATGAGTAAATTTATAAATGAAAAGAGAGATAACCTATCAGCAATGCTTGCAATTATAAAGGTTTCAATAGTAATGTTTATAAGCATAATAGTATATATAAATATAACTAGGTATTTTATTAATATAAATATAGAAAAGAATGGGCAATTTAATGTTTATACAACTGGATTTTTCTTTATAATTATTGGAATATGTTGCATAGCGTGGCTGATAATCACCAGTAGAATAGTTCAATCCTTAAATATATTTAAAATAGCATGGGTCTCATGGTTTCTTGAAAATACATTTTATATATCAATTATTTCAATTCCCATGTATTTATTAAAATTTTCTCAAAATGAATATAAATATTTATTTTTATTAGTAATAATATTTTCAACAATTCAATATGGCTCTCGTTATGGCGTCATAACGTCAATAATTTCATCTAGTCTTATAACTTTATCAGGCTTATTATATACCCCATTAAACAATGGAATTAATGAAAATTTGCAAGGAGAGCTAATATTCTCATGTATTGCTATTTTTATTGCTTGGATTATTGGGTATTATGTTGATATGGAGAAGGAACGTAATAAAAGTAAAGACAAAAAGCTCAAAGTATTACGTACAGAATTAGATGAGGTAATTAAAGAAAGATGTGAAATAGAAAGGTTACTTTTAAAAAATAAATTTTGTTATGATATGATATTTGAAAATTCTCTGAGTGCACTTATCGTACATGAGAACGGAGTAATTATATATGCTAATGAAAGTGCGGCTAAACTGTTAGGATATAAAAACCCTATTGATTTAAATGGTAGAAACTTCTATGATTATTATCCAGAAGATGTTAAAAAAAATATTGAAAAGAAGTACTCGAATATTATTCGAGATGAATTTTTAAAAATTGTAAACGAAGAAAATATATTAAACTGTGAGGAAAATCTTATTCCAGTACGTAATACATCAGCTTTTTTTACTTACAAAGAAACATCAGCAATATTAACACTTTTGATTGATATAACTTCAGAAAAAAAATTAGAAACATTAGAAGAAGATGTAGAAAAGAATTTAAAATTACTTAATGAGACTAGAGAATTTAATAATCTTATAACAATTTTTTTTACTAATATGTCTCATGAACTTAAAACACCTGTTAATGTGATTTATGCGGCTGTTCAGACTATAAGTATTTATCTAAATAACTATAAATCTGATGATACAATTAAGTGTAAATCTTATTTGAAAGTAATGAAGCAAAATTGTTTAAGGATGACTAGACTTATAAATAATTTATTAGATATAACTAAATTAGATTCTGGATTTATAAAATTGAATAGAAAAAATGATAATATTGTCAGTGTTATTGAAGATATAGTTCAATCAGTGGCTCTATATGTAAAAAGTAAAAATATAAATCTTATATTTGATACAGATATTGAAGAAAAAATTATGAGTTTTGATCATGATATGATGGAGCGTATAATGCTAAATTTAATATCAAATGCTCTTAAGTATAGTCACTCTAATGGAAATATATATATTGATATAATAGATGAAAAATCAAGGATTATTATTAAGGTGAAGGATGAAGGGGAAGGAATGCCTCAAAATAAGCTTGATTTTATATTTGAACGATTCGGACAGATAAATAATTCACTTTCCAGGCAATGTGAAGGAAGCGGTATAGGTTTATATCTTGTAAAATCATTTATTGAAATGCATAATGGTAGAATAAACGTTAAAAGTATTGAAGGGAAAGGAAGCGAATTTACAATAATATTACCAGTGGAATTGGCTGATGAGGAAGCATATGTAAATAAAGTTCTTTTTAAAACACATGTTGAGCGGATAGAAATAGAATTTTCAGATATATATTCAATCTAA